From the genome of Triticum aestivum cultivar Chinese Spring chromosome 1A, IWGSC CS RefSeq v2.1, whole genome shotgun sequence:
agcagggcgtgatagccactgcgaaacgagactatatcgaagattaactcttcgcttcggaaattgtccaaggatccgaagaccacgtcaagtgttactgagcctgtacagttggcttctacacttggtataacgcctttaaaggtcgttcttgtgggcttaatccttgagggatctatgcccattttccgcactgtatcctgataaagcaggttcaggctactgccgccgtccatgaggactcttgtgagatgaaatctgtcgatgattgggtcgagaaccaatgcggcgaagccgccatgatggatgctagtgggatggtcccttcaatcaaaagtgatcgggcaggaggaccatgggttgaactttgaggcgactggctccatcgcgtatatgtcccgTAGCGCACgattccgctcccgcttgggaatgtgggttgcgtatatcatgttcaccgtccgcacttgtgggggaaagcccttctgtacattgttgttcggcggcttgggctcctcgtcgtagctgtgcagccccttgtctctgttttcggcccttaacttgcctgcctgcttgaacacccaaaaatccctgttagtgtgattggctggtctttcgggggtgccatgtatctggcacaagcgatcaagtattcggtccaaactggacgggccctgagtattctttttgaatggctttttccgctgaccggatttatagtctttgaatccggcattgactgccgtgtcttcattgttgtcgctgcTAACACAacatttttgcttattccgacgtgtcctgccacttttgtccttggtattcgaattaccagggttctttgataagttgttactgcgagctagccaactgccttctcccgcgcaaaagcgggtcatgagtgtcgtgagggctgccatggatttcggcttttcctgtcccaggtgccgggcaagccactcgtcgcagatgttatgcttgaaggctgctagggcctctgcgtccggacagtcgactatctggtttttctttgttaggaaccttgtccagaattgtctggccgattcctctggctgctgaattatgtggcttaagtcgtcggcatccggtggtcgcacgtaagtgccctggaagttgtcgaggaatgcggcttccaggtcctcccaagaaccgattgagtctgctggcaagctgttaagccaatgccgggccggtcctttaagtttgagagggaggtatttgatggcgtgtagatcatcgccgcgtgccatgtggatgtgaaggagataatcctcaatccataccgccggatctgttgtgccatcgtatgattcgatgtttacgggtttgaaaccctctgggattttatgatccattacttcattcgtgaagcatagcgggtgtgcagcgcctctgtactgggctatatcacgacgcagctcggaagagctatgtctgttgtgttcggcccggccggatttgttgtatccggagtgaagatcattgtcacatgctgTAGGGCGcttgcgcgatccgtagatcgatcttgtttgtcttgccttatcctccagtatgtctcgcaggtcgggcgcattttcccgtgtcttagttgagtggcgtcggggcatggcttgggtggagggccgagaggcctctctatcgcggccgcgaggtggccggtctgccatgtcatgcgctggtgatgtaggtgcttcctcctctgatcggggtagcggcctgcgcttcgggtaactcttggaggggcgttcgagttcatactcttcggccgcaaggacttcagtccatctgtcagctagcaaatcttgggcagctctaagctgttgctgctttttcttgaggctgcttgccatggctaaaagcctgcgtttaaaacgctcttgttcggcggggtctgatggtatgatgaattcgtcgtcatcgaggcttgcctcgtcttcggagggaggcgtatagttatcatcctcgacctctcggtctgccgctctctcatgagggctggcttctccatcttcctgtgccgaatcttgctgaggtgggtgttcttcggcgctatccggggtagtattatctcccgtgccggaatcaccgtttttgctttggcgggatttagagcggcgccactgacgccggcgttttggctgtttcttgggggcgtcatcccccactgttccatcgccatctccatcttttggagtatccaccatatatatgtcatatgacgaggtggccttccagcgccctacaggtgctggttcctgttcgtctcctacatcgtcgtccatgccgtcgatgtcttccgagcaaaagtcaagcatgtcggttagatcgtcgacagtggctacaaagtgggtggtgggtgggctttgaatttcctcatcgtccgtatccctccctcgctgaccgtagtccggccagggctctcctgataaagagagagacttaagagaattcaggatgtcgccaaaaggcgaatgctgaaagatgtctgcggcggtgaactccattatcggcgcccaatcggattcgattggcaggggcgcggggggttcggagtccgggaaggagtccggatcctcggagtcacgggtcgtgcagagtgcggggctagcgttcggctcgatcgctttcggggtcgtagcccccgaggtgacgtccaaccgctcatcctcgattggcgcaataggctccaagttaggggtcggaaccgatgcgtgtgcggcctccaggacactgtccgggggcagagctagatcatgcccctcgagatagtgcggcgcgcttggcccgtggctcgagcccgtcgaagatcaagtctccgcggatgtcagccgtgtagtttaagcttccaaacctgacttgatggccaagggcgtagctttcgatctgctccaggtggccgagcgaattggcccgcagagcgaagccgccgaagacgaagatctgtccggggagaaaagtctcaccctggaccgcatcgttgttgatgatcaaaggagccatcgggcctaaaggcgacgacacagaggaactctcaatgaaagcaccaatgtcggtgtcaaaaccggcggatctcgggtaatgggtcccgaactgtgcgtctaggccggatggtaacaagaggcagggaacatgatgttttacccaggttcgggccctcttgatggaggtaaaaccctacgtcctgcttgattaatattgatgatatgggtagtacaagagtagatctaccacgagatcaaggaggctaaaccctagaagctagcctatggtatgattgttgtatatggagttgattgcctacggactacaaccctccggtttatatagacaccggatagggttagggttacatagagtcggttacaatggtaagagatcttgaatatccgcatcgccaagcttgccttccacgccaaggaaagtcccatccggacacgggacgaagtcttcaatcttgtatcttcatagtacagaagtccggctgaaggtatagtccggctacccgaacaccccctaatccaggactccctcaaagaacCTCATGGAACGCGAGGACCCCATCGAGGATGAAGCGCCCTTGGATGAACGCGGATTGATTACGGTGTGTCAACCGGTCCACAGGTGGTGCCGTCCTATTGGCGTGCACCTTAGCAAGGATACGATAAATCACGTTGATAACAGTGATCGGGCGAAATGGGCGGATGTCCAAGGCTCGAGGAACCTTCGGGATTAGGGAGATAATCCCGTAGCGCCGACGCTGCCTTTCAGGGTACGAACCTCCTCGCACACCCCTTGCGCACGGTATCCATGGAGGTGATGTCAAATTTAAGCTTTAGCTCACGACCTAATTGAACAATAACAACTGATGACATTGGCAACACTGATTGTGCATGAGAAGAATTACATCGGCTGCGTGTGCGCTCGCATAGCTTACAGAGCAGCGCTCTGTTCTAATTATTCTAACATAACAAAATCATGTTGGCATTTGATGAGAAAACTTATAACAAGTGAGCATATTTTACTAATGCACATTAACTGACCCGTGTTATCCAAGTAGAAAATAGAGCGCTATACAAAATAGCGTCGCCTATGAAAATACGCTATTAGCGTGCTATAACGCGCTATAGCATGGTATTAACGAGACATTGtacacgctatagcgtgctattttttCTAGTGGTTTTATCGTGTGCTTGCCCTCTCGGACAGTTGAAGATGTAATTGCGCAGCCAATTCAACTCATCCGGGATTGTAATGAACCCATATACAAGCGTACATGCTCTGATCATCGTCGATTTGGAGTGATTGGTTTGTACGAGAGAAACTGCAACCGTAGAAATGGGGGAACACCCCTTTGAATGTGGTTTGCTGGTCCTATAGAGCCGTTGACTGGAATGCAAGCAATAAAAAGTAAGCACCGAAAGCCTAAAAAAAAAGGTAAGCACCGAAGAAGAACATCAAGCTTTGTTTGTCAGAAGGGCAGTCCAGTGTTGCAAGTTGGGACATGGTGTGATATGATGATGTCACCTCCTCTTGGTTTTTGTGATAATTAATCAGTCCAGATCGCAACGTCTCTCTTTCTCTTGTCACGCTCTCACTCGCTAGCCGTTAAGCCAACCCCTCGCCCTCCAACGGTCGCAAATGAAATCCCCTTCCCACGCCATTGACTATATTAATCACGCTCGCTCACTCACTGCTTCATCCAACACTCTCAAGTCACCACCATCTTCTTGCCTCTCACAGTCTCCTTGCTTCAGTTTGCTTGGGAGTGATCAAGAATAAATCAGCTTGGGGTCTCGGCAGACAGCAGCAACAATGGCTGGTGGGCAAGTGGCGGCGCACAGGGCGTTCCTGCTCTGCAACTACTTGCTTCTGGGCACGGCGTCGGGCTGCATCTTCCTCACACTCTCGCTCCGCCTTGTCCCATCCCCGTCCGGCCTGCTCCTCGTCTTCCTCCACGCGCTCACCGCGGTCTTTGCCGCGGCTGGCTGCTCGGGCTCCTTCACTACCCCCACAGCCGGCGCCGGAGCCCAGCACACTGCACATACCGCCGGTGCCGTCCTCACTGCCATCTTCCAGGGTGCTGCAGCCGTGCTCGCATTCACCCGCACGGCTGACTTCCTCGCCGAGCTGCGGTCCTACGTCCGGGAGGACGACGGCGCGGTTATCCTCAGGCTCGTCGGCGGTCTTGGCGCCGCCATCTTCGTGCTCGAGTGGGCCTCGCTCGCACTCGCCTTCGCTCTTCGGCTCAGCGAAGACGGCGGCGAGGAGGCAACCGACGGTGGCGAGTACAGCAAGAGCTTGCCGTCTGGCTACCACGTCTGAGTCTGGTTCAGCTGTGGCCACTGGCCAGAGCCTGTCGAGATGGATGAACCGAGAGGCAAAATGAGGATATTTCTTTTTTTCTTGTATAAGTTAGTACAATTTAATTATTGTACCAGTACGAAATATGCAAAGGCAAACGTACTGTTTTGCTTACTGCATACGTTATATTTACTGGATCTGGTATATAGTGGAGGGGATTTATTTGCTCACTATATCAGGAAAGATCCTGTTGTGATCAATCATTCTGCTAGTGATTCCTCGCAATTCTTAGCTGTTACAGTAACATTTCTGCTCACTGGATTAAAAAAAATGCAAAGGCAAACATACTAACTGCTTTGCTTTGTACATTCGGTATCTATTGTACTTCCGTTCTTTACTAGTTTCATTTAGTCAGCCTGTAAACGGGATAACATTTTTATTCACTTTTTTTGCGAGTAAATTACTTTTTTATTCAGTGATGTAAAGATTGTGTAGTGTATAGTTTTGAAAAGTCACACTGCGCCATGGCCCTGTTTCCTGTCTGGTAGTCATCGTCCATCATGGCACTTTGCTAgtcacattaacagcagaagaccCTAGTGTTGGTGGCCTTTTCCTAAATGATCCAGACCACAACCAAGGCCCCTTTCCAAGGTTGCTCGCTCGCTAAACAATTTTTGCTTGAGCCAGAACGGAGGTGCATGGGGGAACAATCGAGGCTTCGGTGCTCCTCCGTGGCCCAATCATCAGACCAGATCAGCGACCCTGCTCTTCCCTCCGTTGTATTGCCTGCAAGTTCTGTCGTCCTGGCTTCTCCCCGTGCCAAGAAAGAACATTATTTGCATATTGAGCTAACACTGAAATTCTTGATGCATCTCATTCCCCAAGACACATAACCGACATAATGGATATGGATCTGAGAAAGTTTGAACTATAGCTTCTTCATACTATGATGTAGTAGCCGAGGCCAAGTAATATATGGATGCCAGATGTACATGTGAATAataagaagactttaatgcttcgTCAACCACTGTACCACTTATTTATCTTGCTTGGGTACCAAGAGTATTTCTGGCAGTCACGCTTTCGCCTTTTCCATATTAAAAGTAGCTACAGACTTTCTTACTTATAAGGTCCTAAAGGTACGAAATTAAGCACCAAGGTCACAAAGAGCTCATAAGGAGAGTACACCTTTTGGAGTTCAGATATGATGATGTTACCTCCTTTTGGGTTTTGTGACAATTAATTTATTAATCTGGCTTCATCACACACTGTCAAAGTCACCATCCTCAGTCGCGCCCTGGGGCGCCCTGTCCTCCATCCTCAGTCACCTTTCTGCTGGCTGCTGGTTCAGAGACGTATCCACACCAGAGATGTCTTGCTTCACAAGTGCATTGTCACCGCGGAGGAGGCTAGCTGTCCGCTGTGCTCGGCAACCCTGGAAACCATGGACCATATGCTCTTCTCCTGCCCGTTCGCGGGCGATTTCTGGAACAAGATGGTTGTCGACGCCAGCAGCGTCACAGTGTGCAGACTGTCTGGCTTTGTAACCACGGTGGCTGCGGTGGCCGAGTCAGTAGTGGAGTTTGCCTTACTGTGCTGCTGGTAAATCTGGAAACACCGGAACGTTGTGGTCTTTCAGCGACAACATGCGTCTCTTGCTCGTGTGCTTGGGTGCTGCCGAGAGGACGCAGCTCTATGGCGTGGACGGCTCCTTGAGAATCGTAGGACGCATGTTGAATCCTGGCTGCATGCCCTCTCCCTCTAGTGTGTGTTCTTATGGTCTTTCCTGCCCCCTCCTCGTTCTGTAACTGAACCATCTGTAACCTTCCTGGGGTTTTAGCCCCGCTGATCAATATATTCAGATGGGGAACCCTCCCCTCCCCGGTGAACATTCAAAAAAAAAGTCACCACCCTCTTCTTGCCTCTTACAGCTCATTTCTTAATTTGCGTGAGTGTGAGTGACTAAGAGGAACCTTTGTGGTGTCGGTAATAATTATCATCACTCGCTCTGGCTCGTCCCTGCCACGTGCAGCCTGATCCTTGTCTTCCTCCATAGGCTCACCACCGTCTTTGCCACGGCCGACTGCCCAGGCTCGTACGTGCTCCTTCAGCACAACTGTCGCCCGTGTGGGACGAGCTCAAAACACACACACAGTCGTCACTGTTCTCACCGCCATCTTTGGTGCCGTGGCATCGCTCTCTTTCAACCGCACGGCCGACTTCTCATGGAATTGTTGTCCTATGTCAGGGTGGCCACATCCTCAGGATCGTATGCCATCTTCGTGCTCAACTGGGCACCGACATTGCTCGTTCTCACGCTCTGGCTAGGCGAGGACGACGGCAAGGAGCCGGCGGACGGTGGCGAGTACGGTAACAGTTGGTTGTCTGGCTACCAGGTCTAATCTGGATGAACTTCTGGTCAGAGCCTTGCAGCCTGCCAACTATTTTTAGGGTCATAGCTGTAGAAAAGCTAGGTTAAGCGTATGCACAATGCAGGGCCGCATGCGTGTTGATATAAGGCTCAAAGGCCGGCAAGATTATAGGGTTGTTAGGCCACGGACTTGATCTCCAAGCTAGCTAACTAACAAATACGGGATCAGGTCTCCTTGGCCTAACTGATTACAAACACACGCACACGCTACAGATAAACATCgtttaacactccccctcaatcacaACTATACAAGTTGAGATCGCGTCGGAAAGCTTGCAACGGCCTCAAAGAGAGAGGTTTAGTAAATCCATCTGCAACCTGATCATCGGTAGGTATAAACCTGATATTCAACAATTTGTCAGCCACTCTTTCTCGAACAAAGTGATAATCTATCTCGATATGCTTGGTCCTGACATGAAAAATAGGATTAGCAGATAAATATgtagcaccaagattatcacactaAAGTGATGCTGCCTGCGGATGCCGAATACCCAGTTCAGTAAGCATATTTTGTACCCAGATAACTTCAGTAGTTGCATTTGCTAGGGCTTTATATTCTGCTTCTGTGCTGGACCTAAACACAGTGGCTTGCTTGCGAGCACTCCATGAGATCAAGTTACCACCCAGAAAGAATGCAAACCCTCATGTTGATCTTCTATCATCACGAcatcctgcccagtctgcatctgaaAACGCACTTACAAGCATGGAGTCTGACTTCCCAAGTTTAAGTCCATGACCGCGTGTTGCTTGGAGGTATCTAAGTATGCTTTTCACTGCTGTAAAGTGTACGCTGGTAGGAGCATGCAAGAACTGACAAACGTTGTTAACAGAGTATGAAATATCTGGCCTAGTTAGTGTCAAATACTGCAAAGCTCCTACAATGCTTCTGTATTTAGTAGAGTACTACAACTCTGTCCTACTATGAAATACTAGAGGCCGAGACCAAGTCCGGTACATGTGGATGCCAGGTGTACATGCCAACAATAACTAGGGCTCCAATGCTTCACCAACCATAGGGCTAGTTATTTATTTTCTGTGTAAAGTATGATCCATTGTAACAGTAATCGAGACTGTGCCAGAAAAGGGGTTCTAGCAGTCGCATGATTACGTGTGAGGTTGGCACTCGCTCTTTTCAATGAGTGAGAGTGCGTGTATGTATGGTCTATATGTCACTTCCGAGCCCATCTCAAATGTAGTACTGTGCAGCTAAAATCTAGGGCAAGGGAAGCAGAAACTAAGACAGTACCATAAAAACCGGTCAATATGATCGTTGGTTTCTCTAGCTGCTACCTAGAATATGCAGGCAGGAAAAGTCAGCACCATATAAAGGAGATCACGAGATTTTCTGTCTGGGACGAGGAGTGGCAAGTGTTGCTAGTTGATACAGATGTGATACCATGATGTCACCTCTTTTTAGGGTTTGTGATAAAAAAATTGAACAAACGCTCGTACAAACGCACATATGCTCATCCATATGAATGCACGCACACACACCCTATATCTATGAGCATCTTTGTGAGATTGAGCTGCCACATCATCTTGAGATTATCGAATTCGCCACAAATGCCTTCGTAGTCGACGTGAACGTCTCCTCCCTCTGAACCACATTGTTGGAAGgcctaaaataaattcaga
Proteins encoded in this window:
- the LOC123169981 gene encoding uncharacterized protein produces the protein MAGGQVAAHRAFLLCNYLLLGTASGCIFLTLSLRLVPSPSGLLLVFLHALTAVFAAAGCSGSFTTPTAGAGAQHTAHTAGAVLTAIFQGAAAVLAFTRTADFLAELRSYVREDDGAVILRLVGGLGAAIFVLEWASLALAFALRLSEDGGEEATDGGEYSKSLPSGYHV